The Chryseobacterium sp. LJ668 genome segment TCATGTCTGTCGGAAAATCAATTTCAGAATCTTCTTCCCTAATGACAAAATAATTGAGATTTTTCTGCTGCGGAAATTCATATCTAAAACCTAAACCGTCATTGAACAATCTGAATTTTACAACGATGCTTCTGTCAGTACTTGCCTGATTGAGCGTAATCGCCAATTCGTTGTAATTGTTTATATAATTTTTCTTTTCACCTAAAACCGGTTGCCAAGTTTCGTTCTTTGAATCTGTTTTTTCTGCCGTTTTTGTAAACCCACTATTTAAATCGAATTTAGCATCTTCAGGTTTAGCAATTTCTGAAGCAAATTTAATGGAAGAATCCTTAAAAATTCTCAATCCCAATTTTGAATCTTCAACTACTGTTTTTCCGTTGAATTTTAAATTATAAAATGGCACTCCACCTTTAAGCTGAAAATTCATTTCAAATTTTCCATCGGGTGATTTTAGAGATTGTGCATTAGCGACTCCAAACATCATTGAGAGCAAAAATGCTCCAACCGTAATTTTCTTCATGATAACTATTTATAAGTTTAAAAATATAAAAACTGCTGCTTTTTAGCAACAGTTTTTTGTAAATATTCTGAAGTTAAATTATAGTTTTACAGCTGTATAAACTAAGTTTACCTCATCAAAAGTAATTTTATAAGTTCCTGCTATACCAATAGCAATATTTGCACCACCAGCATCTAAAGTTCCGTTATTTCCATCATCACCAAAGTTGGTTCCCCAGTCATTATTAAGTCTGAATTTAATTTCTCCAGCAGTTAAAACAACAGTAACCTCCCATTTTTCTGTATTGCTATTCCAGATTAAATCTGTATCCGGATCACTCCAACCATTTGGTGTTGCAGAACCGATAACTCCCCAAGAATAAGGTGCTAAAGTAAATTTATTAGTATTGGTATTTACTGTTAGTTTTTGACTTCCAGCATTTACTGCTTTTAAGTTGTTACTACCTCCATCATATATTATATCTATATTATTATTGGTACCATAACTGTGATCCCAATTTTTCATTGGTGTAATTTTAAATTCAGAATTTGGTGCTGTAAAATTAATATAACCAATATAGATTCCGTTGCTTGTAGCAGATTTTAAAGCTTGAGCAGTTGGCGGATCCCAACCCTGATAAGCACCCGGCGCATACATGTAAGAAACCAAAGCATAAGGAATTACAGAGATTTTCTGTACTGCAGAATAAACAGGAGTTCCTTTACCAACAGTAGTTTTTAATCTTACATCTACATTAGTAGTAACACCAGTTGGTAATCCAAGACTTAACATCAAAGCATTAAATTCTATTACTGTGTAAGATTTAGATAGTACTCCATTGCTCAAACCTGCTTCTTTTGGTGAAGCAAAATTAGTACCCGTAACTGCAAATTGTAAAACATTGGTAATTTCTACTTGAGGAGTATATTCTGCAGGAGTGATTGTAAAAGTAACTGCATTGTTATTTGCATTTGCACTAGATAGCGTCAATGTAGTTACACTTGCTTTAAGTGTAGGCTCAGATTTTAAAGATAAAACAGCCTGATCTTCATCTTTTTCGCAAGACAAAACCATCATAATAGCTACAGCTGCGAAAAGAAATTTTATTATATTTTTCATTATTGTAATATTTTTAAAAATTAATAACCCGGATTTTGAGTTAAATTAGAATTAATATTCAAATATTTATTTGGGATTGGGAACAAAACTCTAGTAGAAGCTATAGATGATCCATTTTGGATTCCTCCTTTCCATTGCCAAGTATAACCAGATACGTAATGATTTAATCTAATCAAATCTTGTCTTCTTGTACCTTCCCAATACAATTCTTTAGCTCTTTC includes the following:
- a CDS encoding SusE domain-containing protein, with the protein product MKNIIKFLFAAVAIMMVLSCEKDEDQAVLSLKSEPTLKASVTTLTLSSANANNNAVTFTITPAEYTPQVEITNVLQFAVTGTNFASPKEAGLSNGVLSKSYTVIEFNALMLSLGLPTGVTTNVDVRLKTTVGKGTPVYSAVQKISVIPYALVSYMYAPGAYQGWDPPTAQALKSATSNGIYIGYINFTAPNSEFKITPMKNWDHSYGTNNNIDIIYDGGSNNLKAVNAGSQKLTVNTNTNKFTLAPYSWGVIGSATPNGWSDPDTDLIWNSNTEKWEVTVVLTAGEIKFRLNNDWGTNFGDDGNNGTLDAGGANIAIGIAGTYKITFDEVNLVYTAVKL